The Streptomyces cynarae genome contains a region encoding:
- a CDS encoding MarC family protein produces the protein MFDVAVFGSLFLTLFVIMDPPGITPIFLALTAGRPAKVQKRMAFQAVCVAGGVIAVFGVLGHQILNYLHVSVPALMIAGGLLLLLIALDLLTGKTDEPKQTKDVNVALVPLGMPLLAGPGAIVSVILAVQKADSVGTQVSVWTAILAIHVVLWLVMRYSLLIIRVIKDGGVVLVTRLAGMMLSAIAVQQIINGVTRVVHGS, from the coding sequence ATGTTCGACGTCGCCGTTTTCGGTTCCCTCTTCCTGACCCTGTTCGTGATCATGGATCCCCCCGGGATCACCCCGATCTTCCTCGCGCTCACCGCCGGCCGCCCCGCCAAGGTGCAGAAGCGCATGGCCTTCCAGGCCGTCTGTGTGGCCGGCGGCGTCATCGCCGTGTTCGGTGTGCTCGGCCACCAGATCCTGAACTACCTGCATGTCTCCGTGCCCGCATTGATGATCGCGGGCGGGCTGCTGCTCCTGCTGATCGCCCTCGACCTGCTGACCGGCAAGACGGACGAGCCGAAGCAGACCAAGGACGTCAACGTGGCCCTGGTGCCGCTCGGCATGCCGCTGCTGGCCGGGCCGGGGGCGATCGTCTCGGTGATCCTCGCGGTGCAGAAGGCGGACAGCGTGGGCACCCAGGTGTCGGTGTGGACGGCGATCCTCGCGATCCACGTCGTGCTGTGGCTGGTCATGCGCTACTCACTGCTGATCATCCGCGTCATCAAGGACGGCGGAGTGGTCCTCGTGACCCGGCTCGCGGGCATGATGCTCTCCGCGATCGCCGTGCAGCAGATCATCAACGGGGTCACCCGGGTCGTCCACGGAAGCTGA
- a CDS encoding NYN domain-containing protein translates to MNDDLAALGARIDRTNELLQRMLAEVAKTPSTHAIFVDAGYLYAAAGRLIAGTEDRRAFDLDAEGLIDALIDKARQVFADSRLLRVYWYDGARRRIHTAEQQSIAELPDVKVRLGNLNANNQQKGVDSLIRTDLESLARHRAISDAALIGGDEDLVSAVEAAQGYGARVHLWGIEAPEGRNQAEPLLWEVDSQRTLELDFFKPYVSRRTAATYEPSSTARPTRDDVRFVGAQIAAKWLAERGRDSLADLLPGHPYLPGSIDQDLLVEAEGLLQYSLRGQADLRRALRDGFWEHLQAQY, encoded by the coding sequence ATGAACGACGACCTGGCGGCGCTCGGCGCCCGCATCGACCGAACGAACGAGCTGCTCCAGCGCATGCTCGCCGAGGTGGCGAAGACGCCCTCGACTCATGCGATCTTCGTCGACGCCGGCTACCTGTACGCCGCGGCCGGACGGCTCATCGCCGGCACCGAGGACCGCCGGGCCTTCGACCTCGACGCCGAGGGGCTGATCGACGCCCTCATCGACAAGGCGCGCCAGGTCTTCGCGGACAGCCGGTTGCTGCGCGTGTACTGGTACGACGGCGCGAGACGCCGCATCCACACCGCCGAACAGCAGTCCATCGCCGAACTCCCGGATGTGAAGGTACGGCTCGGCAACCTCAACGCCAACAACCAGCAGAAGGGCGTCGACTCCCTGATCCGGACCGACCTCGAATCACTCGCCCGGCACCGCGCCATCAGCGACGCGGCGCTCATCGGCGGCGACGAGGACCTGGTGTCGGCGGTGGAGGCCGCCCAGGGGTACGGGGCCCGGGTGCACCTGTGGGGCATCGAGGCGCCGGAGGGCCGCAACCAGGCGGAACCGCTGCTGTGGGAGGTCGACAGCCAGCGCACCCTCGAACTCGACTTCTTCAAGCCGTATGTGAGCCGCCGCACGGCCGCGACCTACGAGCCCTCCTCCACGGCCCGCCCCACTCGCGACGACGTCCGGTTCGTGGGCGCGCAGATCGCCGCCAAGTGGCTCGCCGAGCGCGGCCGGGACTCGCTGGCGGACCTGTTGCCCGGCCACCCGTACCTGCCCGGCTCCATCGACCAGGATCTGCTGGTGGAGGCGGAGGGTCTGCTGCAGTACTCGCTGCGCGGCCAGGCGGACCTGCGCCGCGCCCTGCGGGACGGCTTCTGGGAGCACCTGCAGGCGCAGTACTAG
- a CDS encoding alpha/beta fold hydrolase yields MSRPPSFTPPPGVRARRLATERGEFAVLEADAVTARGKGTALLLPGFTGSKEDFLLLQPLLAAAGYRTVAVDGRGQYESPGPKDDEAPYAQAELARDVIAQAHAVGAPVHLLGHSLGGQIARAAVLLDPSAFVSLTLMASGPAQISLPQQQRVKLLHDALAVLDMAGVWDAIQAFEPPEDIDAGDLDEGLSDGEDLRRRWLSNSPAQLLATGRQLCEEPDRVAELAAVGLPVHVLSGDRDDTWPVPLLDDMADRLGAHRTVVPHAEHSPNTDQPEGTAHALAAFWDRLV; encoded by the coding sequence ATGAGCCGTCCCCCCAGCTTCACCCCGCCCCCCGGCGTCCGTGCGCGCCGGCTCGCCACCGAGCGGGGGGAGTTCGCCGTGCTCGAGGCCGACGCGGTGACGGCGCGGGGGAAGGGGACCGCCCTGCTGCTTCCCGGTTTCACCGGCAGCAAGGAGGACTTCCTCCTCCTCCAGCCGCTTCTCGCGGCGGCCGGATACCGGACCGTCGCCGTCGACGGGCGAGGACAGTACGAGTCCCCCGGGCCGAAGGACGACGAGGCACCGTACGCGCAGGCCGAGCTGGCACGGGACGTGATCGCGCAGGCGCACGCCGTCGGCGCGCCGGTGCATCTGCTCGGGCACTCCCTCGGCGGCCAGATCGCGCGGGCCGCCGTCCTCCTCGACCCCTCCGCGTTCGTCTCGCTCACCCTGATGGCCTCGGGTCCCGCCCAGATCTCCCTCCCCCAGCAGCAGCGCGTCAAGCTGCTGCACGACGCCCTCGCCGTCCTGGACATGGCGGGGGTCTGGGACGCCATCCAGGCCTTCGAACCGCCGGAGGACATCGACGCCGGAGACCTCGACGAGGGGCTCTCCGACGGGGAGGACCTGCGCCGCCGCTGGCTGAGCAACAGCCCCGCCCAGCTCCTCGCCACGGGCCGGCAGCTGTGCGAGGAACCCGACCGCGTGGCCGAACTGGCCGCCGTCGGCCTGCCCGTGCACGTCCTGTCCGGCGACCGCGACGACACCTGGCCCGTCCCGCTGCTGGACGACATGGCGGACCGCCTCGGCGCTCACCGCACCGTCGTCCCGCACGCGGAGCACTCCCCCAACACCGACCAGCCGGAGGGGACGGCCCACGCCCTCGCCGCCTTCTGGGACCGGCTCGTCTGA